DNA from Elaeis guineensis isolate ETL-2024a chromosome 2, EG11, whole genome shotgun sequence:
ATCTCTAACTTTCTCAATCGATCTTTAGAGTTTAAGGAATGGCGGCATGCATTGCATGCAAGAACTTCACAATATTTCTGTTTGAACATATACAGGGAACTTCTATCAATACTTTTCCTACAGAGAAGAGGTCCTACCCTTTCATATCTGCTGAGTGGTAATGCTGTTAGTTTATCTCTCATCATTATTATTTTGAGTATGAAATAATTGGTTTCCCATTTTATCATTTCATTGAGATGATGAAATGATTACAAAGATATATAAAACGGTTAGGCTAGTTTATCTCTTTATATATCCTCTTCATATATTTTAACAAGCTCAAGAACTTAATTTCCGTCATCAGCTTTTGTTTTCATATTCCCATTGGTGTCCTGCAGGACATGTTATAACTTGACGCAAGACATGGTGAAAGGGAAAATAGTTTTCTGTGGAACCAGTGCTGATGTATCAGGTCCTTTTCTCGCTGGCGCTGAGGGAGTAGTTATGCTAGGTACTGATATCGATTTCGCATTCTCGTACCCTCTTCCAGCCCTGACTGTGAGCAGTTCCGAGCGCAGTAGTCTGATTGAGTACATCAACAAGACCAGGTAAGCTCAGCTTCCAAAGTTCTGCCAAGTTTTAAGAACCATATGTATCTGCAGTTCCAGGAGCCCATCACTGATAGATTCCTTCGAAATGAGCTTGGAACAGGAATCCTGTGGCTAATATACATAAAAGTGAAGCCGTCTTCGATTCTACTGCTCCTGTTATTGCTTCGTTCTCATCGAGAGGGCCAAATATAATCACACCTGATATTTTGAAGGTAAAACATTTCCTCAAATTCTCTATCCCTTGTAGCTCGGGCATGGCTTAGACGTGGACCATTGTCTCAGGGAGCCAGAATTGGCTCAAGGACGTGAGTTTGTCCCACGTAATTAGATTGAACTATCCGGCTGTGTTTTACTAACAATGACGAAATACTTGGCAGCCTGATATTAGTGCACCAGGAATTAACATCTTGGCCGGCTGGTCTCCGGAAGCCTCCATGTCAGAATATGACAATGACACACGATCGGTTATGTACAACATCGTATCAGGAACTTCCATGGCCTGCCCTCATGTTACTGGCGCTGCTGCTTACGTGAAGTCATTTCACCCGAAGTGGTCTCCTGCAGCCATCATGTCTGCTCTTGTCACGACTGGTATTCCCCTAATGCACAGATCTTGGTCGGTAAAGTTGGCATAATTAAATTGATTACCAACTTTCAAATATTCTATGGCACACAATTACCTCTATCCATTACCAACAAGCAAGCCCCCTCACATATTCATATGCTGATATTAATTAATGAACGAGTTTGGTGGGGTAACTTCTGCTTTGATTTGTAATGCAGCTTCTCCGATGAACCTTTCGCTCCATCAGGATGCTGAACTGGCCTATGGAGCTGGCCAAGTCAACCCAAGAAAGGCAGTTAATCCTGGTCTGGTGTATGATGCTACTGCACAGGACTATATTAAAATGTTATGTGACCAAGGTTACAATGTATCCATGATTAGACGCATAAGTGGAGAAAAGAGCAGCTGTTCCAAGAGCAAGAAGGGAAGTGCAAGGGGTCTAAACTACCCTACCATGGCTTTGTTTGTTAAATTGGACAAGCCCTTCATAGGAAAGTTCTTGAGAACCGTCACCAATGTTGGCAAAGAGGACTCCAAATACACAGCAAGAATTAGCTCAGATCCCAAACTAAAGGTCACTGTAGAACCCAACCAATTATCATTTAGAAAATTGCACGAGAATCAAAAGTTTGTCGTGACTGTTTCTGGGCGACTGCATGGGATGAATTCCCTTGCATCTGCTTCAGTTATATGGTCTGATGGCAAGCACAGCGTGAGGAGCCCTATAATTGTGCACACAAAGAACAAAGAGCAATAATTCTGCTATCAAAATGTTTTATATGGAGAATTTGTCTTTTCTAGCATTTGTTAGAACTTGAGttactcagaaaaaaaaaaaaaaaaagggaaaaaacatTAATTTGCTGGAACATTCGAATTGTTTGCACATTCTTTGATCATCTTCTTCTTTCAGTTATTTGCAGTACCaaagatttttattatatattatgctTCTTATAATTCATACACTGTGCAGTGGAACTTGGAATTGTTGTCGTAAATTTTTGACCCATAAAAGTAGACACCTTAAGTCAAGGATCCGCCTCATGAATTTGTCTTTCTTATCATTCCAGTCAAAGGTTGTGACGTCTAGCTTGAAATTTTGATCCTTATGTTTCTATGTCCGGTCGAATTGTCCCTTGCTATTTCGAAGTAAACATTGCCTCGTGTGGTTTTGTTGTTCTGCCGCTTTACATTGCATATGCACTTCAATAGAGATTTATTGTCAAATTtcaattcaattaaaattttatttttagttgctcattaattttaataattttaggattCTATTCCTAGTGTTACTCTATTATTTCTTACTAAATTTTGAcagagattttttattttaagttaAGATAGGAGTCAAGCTCCCACCCACATAGTGCTTTATTTAAAACATATTGCTTTATTTAAAAAAAACCTTTGGTGTCTCATTTGTATGAAAAAAGTATACACAAAAAAGTAGAGGAAGAGAGAGTTAGAGGTGTCCTCTTTAGtggcactacaagaaaataagttattagctatgaaaaattttcgtcgctaataagccaaattcatcgctaataataattaatgatgaaaatttcgtcgctacaatttcgtcgtaaaaaataccgtcgttgataatatttcACGATGAAAAGACTATTTTCGTTGTAAATAACATTAATTTGCGACAAAAATTTTAgtcgtaaaaaataaaaaataaaaaaacttattcgtaaaaaaaataattaacaacaaaaataacagtcgctaataataattaatagcgacaaaaatatattcatcgctattatttacttttagcaacgaaaatgtttcgtcataaaaaattttatttaataaaaaataataattgaaaaattttagcgactaatatttacatcataaataaatatttttttgatgaaactttacgtcgctaataagtatttgtgatgaaaatttttcatcactgtaaattatatattttttaaaaaattaaatcattttgataaattttttgtaACGAATATTTCGTCGgtaataattccatcactaattattttttttaaattttagatatatttttttaagttatatgaataatattttttataaattaaaaaatttgaataaaaaatttgcacaataaaatgataaataaattttattattttattatatcaaattaaaattacaagagcttaaaaaaaaatacatcaaagaaCCGTCACATATCGGCATGTGGAGAACGGGGTGGGGATGGGGAATGCTCGACGAAGCTCGGACCGATGATGGAGCTCGGACCGACCTACTGCTGTCTCAGCATCTAGATCGTCTGCTCTATCTGTGCCATCcgatccatcatctggatctaaaACTACTGATATTGATCAATGCATTCAGTCAGCTTCTGCTCAGCTTACtatcgatcctcgacagcctgcctctgcacctccatcaatcAAGCCTGGCACGTAGAATGGATCTCAGTCCTAGATGATCGTGAAGATGAAGGAGTAGTGATCTCATATCTTAGACCCCTAACATAGTAGGGTCTCGTAcggagcacctgatcacagatctcatcatttgtAGGTGCGGTCaagccctcaggggtaggctgggatctcatatcggtcatacgatcctgaaaataaaaattagagttattttaattttttaataaaaattaaattataaataaaaaattaattgaaaaaatttacaaagagctcctcgctccccgtcgtccactctcccgaccgtcgctggtgggtctgctagtagatatcgatccaaccaggaagcttgccactctcagcatctctctgcaatttaagaattatttaaaaaaatttaaataattaaaaaaatatatcataattaaaaattaaaaaatacataccatgtgctccatgtggcgagcaaatgatctcgaacccccataatacgGTACGGTCTGTCTCGTCCGGTTCGTCGCATTCTGAGCACATCGTCTCTATAAAATTaacagtaaaattagtagataacaaatataatttaagaataaatgattaagtcattaaaatctaaaaaaaaatttagatatgtaacctgatatgtcggatcctcataatgccggcatatggtagtccaatcattcatgatgatgctgtcatagggctgcagtCGTGCTACCTCCTGTCCATCAGCTTGTACCatctggtaccaatgctgatgcatgtgaccgCGATAATCCTTGAAGTGCAAGGATAGATAGATATTGATCGTTCGCCTCACACGATCATCTTTGAAATCgacgatgtcaaatacaccctaccaataacaaatattagaagaatactatgcaaattaaatattcataatataatttattttatctgtaagtgggtaTAGAAAATCTGTGTCTAAGCCGGGACAACATGAtgtcaatcgaagagcatcatcggggcatagctgcggcatatgatgcccagctcggtctgccatggctcacaccccatcccctaatgggtctggtgtagccggtCGGTATCTTTATCCGGAGATGCTGTCCCAGATGCTCACATCTCCAACGCTCTAAAGCAAGAtttttcgatggacctcgccctcacctGACCATCGATGTAGAttgacctgaaacaataataaataaatcattagtatgatctaaataaaagaatcaaatttgattatatataaagtgtaatgattAAGACCACTGGGACTAGCCTCACTGGGACTCGCCTCACTAGGATCTGGCTCAGACGTAGTCGGCTCActaggacctgccagtgcaggacacTGGACCAGTGAGGCCATGGAGATCGATGAAGACACCTCAACCTCCGAGCTGTCTGCAGGTAACTGTAAACGCGATCGTCGACATctatctcctgatgccatatctgcaagaattgagatgtaaataaatataatattatataataataataataatcaaataacattctaatgaatataattatatcgcatactattattgcaacacaaaattgaacgaagaataaagatctactcatcaatattcatatctttctcgatgtgtagatcctcgtccgaatcacagtaatcgatatatgtatcgtcttctatctcatcatcatttatgaactgatcgtcgccctccgactcatccagattagatacaaaatcagcttcaatttTGTTGGACGGGAGATCAGCCTTATTCAAAGTTGccgttataagttcttcatcaaccaaaaattCGGctgatgtttgttcttcttgctgaaaagctatctcttcatgtaaatctaaaat
Protein-coding regions in this window:
- the LOC109505985 gene encoding subtilisin-like protease SBT4.3, which produces MAPKSYPLWLLVSLTTIVFISLCASFAEANEERQVYIVYMGHLPSEGYITESHHLNLLDQVLDGSSARENLVYSYRRSFNGLAAKLTKQEKEKLAGMEGIVSVFPSKNLKPHTTRSWDFLRFPETVRRNPALESDVIIGMLDTGIWPESKSFSDEGVGPRPSKWKGACISLKCNNKIIGARYYHSLSESSDSEDSARDFDGHGTHTASTAAGRSVQNTSLYGLAGGTARGAAPSARIAVYKICWEVCGEHDILAAFNDAVADGVDIISISVGSYAAEDYFNDVIAIGAFHAMRKGILVSASGGNNGPDRGTVSNVAPWMLVSAASSTDRHIIDKLVMGNRRTIVGTSINTFPTEKRSYPFISAETCYNLTQDMVKGKIVFCGTSADVSGPFLAGAEGVVMLGTDIDFAFSYPLPALTVSSSERSSLIEYINKTRNPVANIHKSEAVFDSTAPVIASFSSRGPNIITPDILKPDISAPGINILAGWSPEASMSEYDNDTRSVMYNIVSGTSMACPHVTGAAAYVKSFHPKWSPAAIMSALVTTASPMNLSLHQDAELAYGAGQVNPRKAVNPGLVYDATAQDYIKMLCDQGYNVSMIRRISGEKSSCSKSKKGSARGLNYPTMALFVKLDKPFIGKFLRTVTNVGKEDSKYTARISSDPKLKVTVEPNQLSFRKLHENQKFVVTVSGRLHGMNSLASASVIWSDGKHSVRSPIIVHTKNKEQ